Proteins from a genomic interval of Sporolactobacillus sp. Y61:
- the lexA gene encoding transcriptional repressor LexA, which translates to MIKLSNRQQAILDFIKHEVATKGYPPSVREICDAVGLASSSTVHGHLARLEKKGLIRRDPTKPRAIEILDQDDDTYKEKAVPVPVIGKVTAGMPITAVENIEEYFPVPRSMVEDDEVFILNVTGESMIQAGILDGDKVIVRKQRAAENGEIVVAMTEDNEATVKRFFKEKDHIRLQPENPAMDPIILNNCVILGKVIGVFRDIH; encoded by the coding sequence ATGATAAAACTCTCTAATCGGCAGCAAGCTATTCTGGACTTCATTAAACATGAAGTCGCAACAAAGGGTTACCCACCGTCCGTACGTGAAATATGCGATGCTGTAGGACTTGCTTCAAGTTCAACCGTTCACGGGCATCTCGCACGACTTGAAAAAAAAGGACTGATCCGGCGGGATCCGACAAAACCCCGTGCCATTGAAATTCTGGATCAGGATGACGATACATATAAAGAAAAAGCTGTACCTGTACCCGTAATAGGAAAAGTGACTGCAGGTATGCCGATCACCGCTGTTGAAAACATTGAAGAATATTTCCCGGTACCGCGTTCTATGGTAGAGGATGATGAAGTTTTTATACTGAATGTCACCGGGGAGAGTATGATTCAGGCAGGTATTCTTGATGGAGACAAAGTCATTGTCCGCAAACAGAGAGCAGCTGAAAATGGAGAAATTGTTGTTGCGATGACTGAGGATAATGAGGCAACCGTTAAGCGTTTCTTTAAAGAAAAAGACCACATCCGTCTGCAACCGGAAAATCCTGCGATGGATCCCATTATTTTAAATAATTGTGTCATTTTAGGTAAAGTGATCGGTGTTTTCCGTGATATACATTAA
- the dat gene encoding D-amino-acid transaminase, with protein sequence MSFILYQNQLLPREKGKVDMEDRGYQFGDGIYEAIRVYSGQMFLLEGHMKRLVRSARELRIKLPCSIENLTDNLKQLIKRNAIGDGMVYFQITRGAAPRKHYFPDGVSPVLTGSATLFPRDKHREEGIKVVLAEDIRWLRCDIKTLNLLGNVLAKQKAHENGAEEAIQHRGDIVTEGASSNVFIVRGGKLITHPADHYILNGITRLFVLDLASKLNIPVVERTFTLEELFAADEAFITSTGNEVKPVTQIDDHPVSDGKAGEITLKLAEAFDRAVNRVKRATLS encoded by the coding sequence TTGTCATTCATTTTATATCAGAATCAATTGTTGCCAAGAGAAAAGGGTAAAGTGGACATGGAGGACAGGGGCTATCAATTTGGGGACGGCATTTATGAGGCAATAAGAGTGTACTCCGGACAAATGTTCCTTTTAGAAGGACATATGAAGAGGCTGGTACGCAGTGCACGGGAACTCAGGATTAAATTACCCTGCAGTATAGAAAATTTAACTGATAACCTGAAGCAGCTGATTAAGCGTAATGCAATTGGCGATGGAATGGTCTATTTTCAGATAACGAGGGGAGCTGCTCCGCGCAAACATTATTTTCCGGATGGCGTTTCCCCAGTACTGACAGGGTCAGCAACCCTCTTTCCCCGTGATAAACACAGAGAGGAAGGAATAAAAGTTGTTCTGGCGGAAGACATTCGCTGGCTGCGTTGTGATATAAAAACCCTGAATCTGCTGGGCAACGTTCTGGCTAAACAAAAGGCGCATGAAAATGGGGCGGAAGAAGCAATTCAGCACCGTGGAGATATAGTAACTGAAGGGGCATCAAGTAACGTTTTTATCGTCCGGGGCGGGAAGCTGATCACTCATCCTGCAGATCATTATATATTGAATGGCATCACCAGACTTTTCGTTCTTGATCTTGCCTCAAAACTCAATATTCCTGTTGTTGAACGTACGTTTACTCTTGAGGAACTGTTTGCTGCTGATGAGGCCTTTATCACCAGTACAGGGAACGAAGTCAAACCGGTTACTCAAATTGATGATCACCCGGTGTCGGACGGAAAAGCTGGAGAGATCACATTAAAGCTGGCAGAGGCTTTTGATCGTGCGGTGAACCGTGTGAAAAGGGCAACATTATCCTGA
- a CDS encoding YneF family protein, with product MLWLYILVGVLCLAAGVILGFLIARKYMMNYLKKNPPINEQMLRVMMTQMGQHPSQKKLNQMMKAINNQMK from the coding sequence ATGCTCTGGTTATACATATTAGTGGGCGTACTCTGTCTTGCAGCAGGGGTCATTCTTGGCTTTCTGATTGCCCGTAAATATATGATGAACTACCTAAAAAAGAATCCGCCGATTAATGAACAGATGCTTCGCGTCATGATGACACAAATGGGACAGCACCCATCGCAAAAGAAACTCAATCAGATGATGAAAGCCATCAACAATCAGATGAAGTGA
- the nagA gene encoding N-acetylglucosamine-6-phosphate deacetylase, whose translation MLKKISGCSVYSDQEWINEGSLSFDQGKIVAVGRSADQSGDEVLHFPSDYKCIPGMIDMHIHGANGSDTMDATHEALSTIAAALPKEATTSFLATTITQSDEAIEAALINAAEVIGHQKAGEAEIIGLHLEGPFISSEKAGAQPEKYIVPADIEKFDRWQEQSNHNIKEVTLAPEIEGGLELIHHLAKEHVVASIGHSNGVDEDVIKAIGAGATQVTHLYNGMRGMHHREPGVLGGALLHHNLYTELICDGKHVCQGMVNLAYKLKGSDRIILITDALRAKCLKDGVYDLGGQNVRVKDGLATLASGTIAGSVLKMNQAIKNILAFTDATLDDVIQMGAINPALQCNVFDRKGSLEIGKDADFVILDENNDLVMTVCRGKVAYERAGVGFN comes from the coding sequence ATGCTTAAGAAAATTTCAGGCTGTTCCGTTTATTCAGATCAGGAATGGATCAATGAAGGAAGTCTTTCTTTTGATCAGGGGAAAATTGTGGCCGTCGGAAGATCGGCAGATCAGTCAGGAGACGAGGTTCTGCATTTTCCATCAGACTATAAGTGCATTCCCGGTATGATTGACATGCATATTCACGGAGCGAACGGATCGGATACAATGGATGCAACTCATGAAGCATTAAGTACGATTGCTGCCGCTCTCCCGAAAGAAGCAACCACTTCATTTCTTGCTACAACCATTACCCAGTCAGATGAGGCTATTGAAGCGGCACTTATCAATGCCGCTGAAGTGATCGGCCATCAGAAAGCCGGGGAAGCAGAAATTATCGGGCTTCATCTTGAAGGACCTTTTATAAGCAGTGAAAAAGCCGGTGCACAGCCAGAAAAATATATTGTACCTGCTGATATAGAAAAATTTGATCGCTGGCAGGAACAATCAAATCATAATATAAAGGAAGTCACGCTTGCTCCGGAAATAGAAGGTGGGCTGGAACTGATCCATCATCTTGCTAAGGAACATGTTGTCGCCTCAATTGGACACAGTAATGGTGTGGATGAGGATGTGATTAAGGCGATTGGCGCCGGTGCCACTCAGGTGACACATCTATATAATGGAATGCGTGGTATGCATCATCGTGAACCTGGTGTTCTCGGCGGTGCTTTGCTGCACCATAACTTATATACGGAACTGATTTGCGATGGAAAACATGTCTGCCAGGGAATGGTCAATCTTGCATATAAGCTCAAGGGAAGTGATCGGATTATTCTGATCACCGATGCTTTGCGGGCTAAATGTCTGAAAGATGGAGTCTACGACCTTGGTGGTCAGAATGTTCGCGTTAAGGACGGACTGGCAACACTCGCCTCAGGAACAATTGCCGGCAGTGTCCTGAAAATGAACCAGGCAATAAAAAATATACTTGCTTTTACTGACGCAACCCTGGACGACGTCATTCAAATGGGAGCGATCAATCCGGCACTGCAGTGCAATGTATTCGACAGAAAAGGATCACTGGAGATTGGAAAGGATGCAGATTTTGTTATTCTCGATGAGAACAACGATCTTGTTATGACAGTTTGTCGTGGAAAAGTAGCCTATGAGAGAGCAGGGGTGGGATTCAATTGA
- a CDS encoding SGNH/GDSL hydrolase family protein, which translates to MKRMKRTIIILFILLVLVAAVFGLYHLLSRDREEKPVTYSYQITALGDSLTEGVGDEKNKGYVGRTVQSLKKQKQVRQVSFKDFGHRGDTSRDLIIVLNKPEVRESIKQSNTIFLTIGGNDIVRVLREHFMDLSTADFEKQQKIFGKNLNIIFSELRKINPEAHIYFLGLYNPFEEYLGDANRDFVPLLNKWNEGSKSIAEKYRNITFIPTSDIFRGSGDSLLYEDHFHPNNSGYQKMSRRLLYAIDKRR; encoded by the coding sequence ATGAAAAGAATGAAAAGAACGATAATCATTTTATTTATTCTTCTGGTACTCGTTGCTGCCGTTTTTGGTCTTTATCACCTGTTGTCAAGGGACAGAGAAGAAAAACCGGTGACTTATTCTTATCAGATCACTGCTCTTGGAGACTCACTGACAGAAGGTGTTGGTGATGAAAAAAATAAGGGCTATGTCGGGAGGACGGTACAGTCTTTAAAAAAGCAAAAACAGGTACGTCAGGTCTCTTTTAAAGATTTCGGTCATCGCGGAGATACGTCGAGAGATCTCATTATCGTACTGAATAAACCGGAAGTCAGAGAATCTATTAAACAATCAAATACCATATTCCTGACGATCGGCGGTAATGATATCGTTCGGGTCCTGAGAGAACATTTTATGGATCTGTCAACCGCAGACTTCGAAAAACAGCAGAAGATTTTTGGTAAAAATTTAAATATCATTTTTTCAGAACTTCGGAAAATTAATCCTGAAGCACATATTTATTTTTTGGGCCTTTATAATCCATTTGAAGAATATTTGGGCGATGCAAACCGGGATTTTGTTCCCCTTCTGAACAAATGGAATGAGGGAAGCAAATCCATCGCGGAGAAATATCGGAATATTACCTTCATACCCACTTCGGATATTTTTCGGGGATCCGGAGATTCATTACTTTATGAAGATCATTTTCATCCCAATAACTCAGGTTATCAGAAAATGTCCCGGAGGCTTTTGTATGCCATAGACAAAAGAAGATAA
- a CDS encoding GrpB family protein, whose amino-acid sequence MVRHVVVTPYQETWEQAYRHESSRLLHHVNTLLQSVYHVGSTSIPGMAAKPTIDILAETLSIQEVDSWNQTFEKLGYQPLGENGIKGRRYFCKEDAEGNHLVHLHIFEKDSEEVIRHLAFRDYLRTHSEDADFYSGLKLQLAEAFPYDAESYQYGKSAAVKKIEERALEWWYA is encoded by the coding sequence ATGGTGAGACATGTTGTCGTAACTCCCTATCAGGAAACCTGGGAACAAGCGTACAGACATGAGTCTTCCAGACTGTTACATCATGTCAATACCCTCCTGCAATCGGTTTATCATGTCGGGAGCACATCGATACCCGGGATGGCTGCTAAACCGACGATAGATATATTGGCGGAAACCTTGTCCATTCAGGAGGTTGATTCATGGAATCAGACATTTGAAAAGCTGGGCTATCAACCACTGGGTGAGAACGGTATTAAGGGCAGACGTTATTTCTGTAAGGAGGATGCGGAGGGAAACCACTTAGTTCATCTTCATATTTTTGAAAAAGATTCCGAAGAAGTAATCAGACATCTCGCTTTTCGTGATTATCTCAGGACGCACAGTGAGGATGCCGATTTTTACAGCGGGTTAAAATTACAGTTGGCTGAAGCCTTTCCTTATGATGCTGAAAGTTATCAGTACGGGAAAAGTGCGGCAGTTAAGAAAATTGAAGAGCGTGCACTGGAATGGTGGTATGCATAA
- a CDS encoding DEAD/DEAH box helicase, producing MKFSELDVSEEIKRATARMGFTDLTPIQEQAIPVAKTGADLIGQAQTGTGKTTAFGIPLIEAADPADREIQGVVITPTRELAIQNAQELNALGFYKKVRTVAVYGGQDIQRQIRDLKRHPSIISATPGRLLDHIKRRTIRLNAIKTIVLDEADEMLNMGFIDDIHEILENTPQERQTLLFSATMPGPIQHLAEKFMKNPHMIRIKAKTLTVSLIDQIYVRIRESEKFDALTRFLDIQTPERAIVFGRTKRRVDELMRALQRRGYEAEGIHGDLTQSRRDMVLRRFKQNEVKLLVATDVAARGLDISNVTHVYNFDLPQDPESYVHRIGRTGRAGKSGMAVTFVTPSEMSHLRAIERLTKQPMKQVKAPTYEEALAGQQQVAVDTLKESLEKENYHGYKNKAEQLLSDNDAANVVAAALKVLTKEPDQTPVRLTRESPLMVKRGGRRSSHHRSSGREKNYYSKSRDKRHYGSYRGRGRQKSQHY from the coding sequence ATGAAATTCTCAGAACTTGATGTAAGTGAAGAAATAAAGAGAGCAACCGCCAGAATGGGGTTTACCGATCTGACTCCGATTCAGGAACAGGCAATTCCCGTAGCGAAAACAGGAGCTGATTTAATTGGCCAGGCTCAGACAGGAACCGGCAAGACTACTGCTTTCGGTATTCCGCTGATCGAGGCAGCAGATCCGGCCGATCGCGAGATACAGGGCGTTGTTATTACGCCGACAAGGGAACTGGCGATACAGAATGCACAAGAATTAAATGCACTCGGGTTTTACAAAAAAGTCCGAACGGTAGCCGTTTACGGAGGACAGGATATCCAGCGGCAGATCCGTGATTTGAAGAGGCATCCCAGTATTATTTCTGCAACTCCCGGACGTCTTCTCGATCATATTAAGCGGCGCACCATCCGACTCAATGCGATCAAAACGATTGTTCTCGATGAAGCCGATGAAATGCTGAACATGGGATTTATTGACGATATTCATGAAATTCTGGAAAATACCCCGCAGGAACGTCAAACACTTCTCTTTTCAGCAACCATGCCTGGACCCATTCAGCATCTTGCAGAAAAATTCATGAAAAATCCCCACATGATCCGAATCAAGGCAAAAACGCTGACCGTTTCCCTGATTGATCAAATATACGTCAGAATCAGAGAATCAGAAAAGTTTGATGCTTTAACACGTTTTCTTGATATTCAGACACCAGAACGCGCTATTGTGTTCGGCAGAACGAAAAGGCGTGTAGATGAGTTAATGAGAGCATTGCAGCGCAGAGGATATGAGGCTGAGGGTATTCATGGGGATCTTACTCAGTCCAGACGTGACATGGTACTTCGCCGTTTTAAACAGAATGAAGTCAAATTGCTGGTTGCTACTGATGTCGCAGCCCGTGGGCTGGACATCAGCAATGTCACACATGTTTATAACTTTGATTTACCTCAGGACCCGGAAAGCTATGTACACCGTATCGGGCGTACCGGCCGTGCAGGAAAATCAGGAATGGCGGTTACTTTTGTGACACCGAGTGAAATGTCGCATCTTCGTGCCATCGAGCGCCTGACAAAACAGCCAATGAAACAGGTGAAAGCTCCCACCTATGAAGAGGCACTGGCCGGACAGCAGCAGGTGGCCGTGGATACATTAAAGGAATCTCTGGAAAAAGAAAATTATCATGGATATAAGAATAAGGCAGAACAGCTTCTTTCCGACAATGACGCTGCCAATGTTGTAGCGGCCGCTCTTAAAGTTCTGACTAAGGAGCCCGATCAAACGCCGGTCCGCCTGACACGCGAGTCACCCCTGATGGTTAAGCGGGGTGGCAGGAGATCATCGCATCACAGAAGTTCAGGACGCGAAAAAAATTATTATTCAAAATCACGTGATAAAAGGCATTACGGCAGTTACAGAGGCAGAGGAAGGCAGAAATCACAGCACTATTGA
- a CDS encoding GntR family transcriptional regulator translates to MIDRQSPVPVYYQIKQYIEGLIRNKNLKSGDKIPSEREFTEKFHVSRMTIRQAVMELVNSGVLIRKKGKGTFVSDQRKIEKALNQLNGFTEDMLNRGLNPGSKLLGFDLISVGIEIGRKLQLSESEQVYQIRRTRYADQRPMAIETTYIPEKIVPGLTSSEADTSLYDYVEKSRGLKIDHAEQSLEAALVTAEEAHLLDVPEGSPILVIERISFLKNGTAFEFTRSLYRADRYKFIVQLTKST, encoded by the coding sequence ATGATTGATCGGCAATCGCCCGTTCCGGTATATTATCAGATAAAGCAGTATATCGAAGGGCTGATCAGGAATAAGAACCTGAAATCAGGCGATAAAATTCCGTCTGAAAGGGAGTTTACTGAAAAATTTCACGTGTCACGGATGACTATCCGCCAGGCTGTTATGGAATTAGTTAATTCCGGGGTTCTGATTCGAAAAAAAGGGAAGGGGACTTTTGTCTCCGATCAGAGAAAGATCGAAAAAGCTCTGAACCAACTTAATGGATTCACTGAGGATATGCTGAACCGTGGACTGAACCCCGGCAGTAAACTCCTGGGTTTTGATCTGATTTCGGTCGGAATAGAAATTGGTCGCAAGCTTCAGCTTAGTGAAAGTGAACAGGTCTATCAGATCAGGAGGACCAGATACGCAGATCAGCGCCCTATGGCGATTGAAACAACATATATCCCGGAGAAGATTGTTCCAGGACTGACATCTTCAGAAGCGGATACATCACTGTATGACTATGTTGAAAAATCACGCGGACTCAAAATTGATCATGCCGAGCAGTCACTTGAAGCGGCTCTGGTCACCGCTGAAGAAGCTCATTTACTTGACGTACCAGAGGGGTCACCCATTCTTGTCATCGAACGTATTTCGTTTTTGAAAAATGGGACAGCTTTTGAATTCACCAGGTCATTATATCGCGCAGATCGTTATAAATTTATCGTTCAGCTCACTAAATCGACCTGA
- a CDS encoding Gfo/Idh/MocA family oxidoreductase, protein MLKVGIVGIGSIASKAYLPVLSKKEGIECHICTRNRETLLRVGQRYRWQHVYSQIDQLIHSGIQVAFVHAATLAHPKLVTELLNHGISVYVDKPIADSYEKAKELTELARRKHVMLMTGFNRRYAPLNSEAKAVKNKTMVVLQKNRVNDPKDVRTFVFDDFIHVVDTIRYVLGGPVHVLTVRAQKNETGLFTGLTVLFSTNGEQACAIMNRTSGANEEVLQVMSPQGEFRVKNLVEGEWVHGMDKSIRSFNDWTPTLYKRGFPQIVDAFLEAAAKGKAEAISKDDALETHRLCEQIVRMAERI, encoded by the coding sequence GTGTTAAAAGTCGGAATTGTCGGTATCGGATCTATAGCCTCAAAAGCCTATTTGCCGGTTTTGTCCAAAAAAGAGGGTATAGAGTGTCACATCTGTACGAGAAACAGGGAAACTCTGCTGCGTGTTGGTCAGCGTTACAGGTGGCAGCATGTATATTCACAAATTGACCAGCTGATTCATAGTGGCATTCAAGTGGCTTTTGTCCATGCTGCAACACTCGCTCATCCGAAATTGGTCACTGAATTACTGAATCACGGCATTTCTGTTTACGTCGATAAGCCCATTGCTGACAGTTATGAAAAAGCAAAAGAGCTGACTGAACTTGCCAGAAGAAAACATGTCATGCTGATGACAGGCTTTAACCGCCGCTATGCTCCGCTGAACAGTGAAGCAAAAGCGGTCAAAAACAAAACGATGGTTGTTCTTCAAAAAAACAGAGTAAACGATCCAAAGGATGTGCGAACGTTTGTGTTTGATGATTTTATTCATGTCGTTGACACCATTCGATACGTCCTGGGGGGTCCTGTTCATGTTCTGACTGTCCGTGCTCAGAAAAATGAAACCGGTTTATTTACTGGATTGACCGTTTTATTTTCAACGAATGGGGAACAGGCTTGTGCAATAATGAATCGCACGAGCGGAGCCAATGAAGAGGTGCTTCAGGTGATGTCTCCTCAGGGGGAATTTCGGGTTAAGAATCTGGTGGAGGGGGAATGGGTCCATGGAATGGATAAATCCATACGGTCTTTTAATGACTGGACCCCTACTTTATATAAACGTGGTTTTCCACAGATTGTCGATGCTTTTCTTGAGGCAGCAGCTAAAGGTAAAGCTGAAGCGATTTCTAAGGATGACGCCCTTGAAACGCATCGGCTTTGCGAGCAGATCGTCAGAATGGCAGAACGCATCTAA
- the zwf gene encoding glucose-6-phosphate dehydrogenase produces the protein MVEATRGPVLIFMFGATGDLARRKLYPALYELFRKDYKFAVIGMARRQHTHESYRSMIDRTLNPSADQRRRFLKRFYYQPLDIGNPNHFVLLKNISDQIDSQYHLKGNRIFYLSLAPRFFGTATIHLKKSGLTETDGWKRLVIEKPFGNNLASARQLNSELLRVFDESEIYRIDHYLGKEMVQNIEALRFANPVFESVWNHRSIANVQITLSETLGVGDRANYYDQTGALLDMVQNHIMQLLTLTAMEPPSQFDPEDIRQEKVKVLKSIRPMSRDNIADQIVRAQYKAGVMPDGTRISGYHEENNINETSDTETFVAARFFIDNYRWTGVPFYIRTGKRMATKCTEVVIEFKDIPNNPYFHKFTHIGPNLLVIHIQPDAGLSLKLNVKQFSDDGETSPVSMNFSRTGKSKNVVPDAYERLLSDCLKGDSTNFTRWDEVAYSWALTDSIVATWNGVPLDYYEAGTMGPKSSDKLLAKDGFRWWPLTRME, from the coding sequence ATGGTTGAGGCAACACGGGGGCCCGTCCTTATTTTTATGTTCGGAGCCACAGGAGATCTGGCAAGGAGAAAACTTTATCCGGCTCTGTATGAATTATTCAGGAAAGACTATAAATTTGCCGTGATCGGGATGGCAAGACGACAACATACACATGAATCTTATCGCAGCATGATTGATCGTACACTGAACCCGTCAGCTGATCAACGGAGACGTTTTCTTAAACGCTTTTATTATCAGCCACTGGATATTGGTAACCCAAATCATTTTGTATTACTGAAAAATATCAGCGATCAGATTGATTCACAATATCACCTGAAGGGCAACCGTATCTTTTATTTATCGCTTGCCCCGCGTTTTTTCGGAACGGCAACGATTCATTTAAAAAAATCCGGTCTGACTGAAACAGACGGATGGAAACGACTTGTGATCGAGAAACCTTTTGGAAATAATCTGGCTTCCGCACGTCAGCTGAACAGCGAATTACTGAGGGTTTTTGATGAATCGGAAATTTATCGAATTGATCATTATCTCGGGAAAGAAATGGTTCAGAATATCGAAGCCCTCCGCTTTGCTAATCCGGTTTTTGAATCCGTATGGAATCACCGCAGTATCGCAAACGTACAGATCACACTCAGTGAAACTCTCGGCGTCGGCGATCGCGCGAATTACTACGACCAGACGGGTGCCCTTCTTGATATGGTTCAAAATCATATTATGCAGCTTCTGACGCTGACAGCGATGGAACCGCCGAGCCAGTTTGATCCGGAAGATATACGTCAGGAGAAGGTTAAAGTACTGAAGTCCATACGTCCGATGTCACGCGACAATATCGCTGATCAGATTGTTCGTGCCCAGTATAAAGCCGGAGTCATGCCTGACGGAACACGTATAAGCGGTTATCATGAAGAAAATAACATCAATGAAACATCTGATACCGAGACCTTCGTGGCTGCACGCTTTTTTATTGATAATTATCGGTGGACAGGTGTCCCCTTCTATATCCGGACGGGAAAGCGCATGGCAACGAAATGCACGGAAGTCGTGATCGAATTCAAGGATATACCAAACAACCCTTACTTTCATAAGTTTACCCATATCGGTCCCAATCTTCTTGTCATTCATATTCAACCGGATGCCGGGCTCTCATTGAAGCTCAATGTCAAGCAGTTCAGTGATGACGGAGAAACTTCTCCTGTATCGATGAATTTCAGCCGCACAGGAAAAAGTAAGAACGTCGTGCCTGATGCTTATGAACGTCTTCTTTCTGATTGTCTTAAAGGCGATTCGACCAATTTTACACGCTGGGATGAAGTGGCCTACTCCTGGGCACTGACAGACTCCATCGTCGCTACCTGGAACGGCGTCCCTCTGGACTACTATGAAGCAGGGACGATGGGGCCGAAATCATCCGACAAGCTTTTAGCAAAAGATGGATTTCGATGGTGGCCTTTGACACGTATGGAATAA
- the nagB gene encoding glucosamine-6-phosphate deaminase, which translates to MKLITVANQKALSQRAAKAISDFIHEKPQAVLGLATGGTPEGTYKELVEDYNKNHTSYKQVTTVNLDEYVGLIQDDPNSYHHYMKEKLFNHVDLRADHCFLPDGNAASLKEACLKYDRLIEHLGGIDLQLLGIGQNGHIGFNEPGTPHDIGTHVVTLTPSTRAANARYFSSLSEVPEKAITMGIGTILKSKAILLIASGKAKAEAMKELLSSTKSDEKFPASALIQHPNVTIIADEAALSLVPGKVVRP; encoded by the coding sequence TTGAAATTAATAACGGTAGCGAATCAGAAAGCATTAAGCCAGAGGGCGGCTAAGGCGATCAGTGACTTTATTCATGAAAAGCCTCAGGCAGTACTTGGCCTGGCAACTGGAGGCACGCCTGAAGGAACATATAAAGAACTTGTCGAAGATTACAACAAAAATCACACCAGTTATAAACAGGTGACAACCGTTAATCTGGATGAGTATGTCGGATTAATTCAGGATGATCCTAACAGTTATCATCATTATATGAAAGAAAAACTATTCAACCATGTTGATCTTAGAGCAGATCATTGTTTTTTACCGGACGGGAACGCAGCATCCCTGAAAGAAGCCTGTCTGAAGTATGATCGGTTAATTGAGCACCTGGGTGGAATTGATCTCCAGCTTCTCGGGATTGGTCAGAACGGGCATATCGGCTTCAACGAACCGGGGACCCCTCACGATATCGGGACGCATGTCGTCACACTGACACCATCAACCCGTGCAGCGAATGCACGCTATTTCAGCAGTTTGAGTGAGGTTCCGGAAAAGGCGATCACCATGGGTATCGGAACAATTTTAAAGAGCAAAGCCATCCTCCTGATTGCATCAGGAAAGGCAAAAGCTGAAGCCATGAAAGAACTGCTGTCATCCACAAAATCTGACGAAAAATTCCCTGCTTCAGCACTCATTCAGCATCCCAATGTGACCATAATAGCTGATGAAGCGGCGCTGTCACTTGTACCGGGCAAAGTGGTGAGACCCTGA
- a CDS encoding LysM peptidoglycan-binding domain-containing protein has product MNTREQHKKSGTSYIIVFIILSITLFLLMAKNVVADNDSYKAITVHEGETLWSIAGQYGQETPGLTRNGFIQWVEDHNRITRNHIEPDQELFIPVHK; this is encoded by the coding sequence ATGAATACAAGAGAGCAACACAAAAAATCAGGTACTTCATATATCATTGTTTTTATTATCCTTTCGATAACCCTTTTTCTTTTAATGGCGAAGAACGTTGTTGCAGATAATGATTCATATAAAGCAATAACCGTCCATGAAGGTGAAACTTTATGGTCCATAGCGGGACAATACGGGCAGGAAACGCCTGGATTAACCAGAAATGGTTTCATTCAGTGGGTAGAGGATCATAACAGGATCACCCGAAATCACATTGAGCCGGACCAGGAATTGTTTATTCCTGTACATAAATAA
- a CDS encoding IDEAL domain-containing protein: MNNDHSLQQNTKALVLYKEQKAKVSVIEMYAQMVLDEMEFNQRVKLLKAKIDASLDSGDKALFMKLTDEYRELLR, translated from the coding sequence ATGAACAATGATCACTCGTTACAGCAAAATACAAAGGCTCTTGTTCTCTATAAAGAACAAAAGGCGAAGGTCTCGGTTATCGAAATGTATGCCCAAATGGTCCTGGATGAAATGGAATTTAATCAGAGAGTGAAGCTATTGAAGGCGAAGATAGATGCAAGCCTGGATTCCGGGGACAAAGCACTGTTTATGAAATTGACAGATGAATACAGGGAACTGTTACGCTGA
- a CDS encoding FbpB family small basic protein, protein MRKKYTYKELVLKNKSEILQNEKALEKIEDKIVQRRTVK, encoded by the coding sequence ATGAGGAAAAAATATACCTACAAGGAACTGGTTTTGAAGAACAAATCAGAAATTCTTCAAAATGAAAAAGCCCTCGAAAAAATTGAGGATAAAATAGTTCAAAGGCGTACAGTGAAATAA